Genomic window (Acidobacteriota bacterium):
CTATAGCCGAGCTGGATGGGAAGACCTTCGCGTGGAAGCGGTATTGGGAGGAATTTGGCCGAGACTGGTACTGGATGGGGCCGGAATTCAAGCGGCGCATTGCTGCCGGAACGTACGAAATTCGCGTGGAGAGCGTGACCAACGACAGCAAATATGCGCTGGCCATCGGGGAGATTGAAGCATTTAACGGCAAGGAGGGCATGAATGCACTCAGACTGATACCCCGGCTGAAGCGTGATTTCTTCGCAACCTCTCCGGTTGGATTTCTGCTTTCTCCGTTTGGTTACGGCTATGTCCTGGTCATGTATGCAATGGCCTTTGCAGCGGGATTCCTGCTTCGCATGGTGTACCGCAAGTTGGCGGGAGCAGAAACTCGCGCGAAAGTCCGAAACATTGCCGGCCGCGACCGGGCGGTGCGGCTGGCCGTCGCGGCAGCACTGCTGGCTTGGGCAATCACAACCACGTGGAGTCCCATCCTGCTCTTCCTTTCCGGTTGGGCGCTGTTTTCAGCAGCCTTCGGCTGGTGCGGCATCTTTGCCGCTCTCGGTAAGACGGCGTGCAGACCGCATGACTCGACCCCTCCGCTGTAGGCGCTACAAGTCCGTGACCGGTTTGTCGTAGCCGGTCATTTCCAGGTAGCCCACGCCCGATATA
Coding sequences:
- a CDS encoding DUF2892 domain-containing protein gives rise to the protein MPEKSEQDCVPMLRSIRGGVPSMNPIDPVFRAFQHALLAAFALAWAPALLEAHQPRIVSESRTMVSDPEISKAFYAKLSGSPHVYQISSEKPFELYVNVLVPDIHGQQKDVSAAVFRLGKTAESIAELDGKTFAWKRYWEEFGRDWYWMGPEFKRRIAAGTYEIRVESVTNDSKYALAIGEIEAFNGKEGMNALRLIPRLKRDFFATSPVGFLLSPFGYGYVLVMYAMAFAAGFLLRMVYRKLAGAETRAKVRNIAGRDRAVRLAVAAALLAWAITTTWSPILLFLSGWALFSAAFGWCGIFAALGKTACRPHDSTPPL